The genomic interval GGAAGAACTGTCTTCGGAAGCATGTCTGCCAAAGGACAGGAGATGGATGACCATTACTTCGGTGCCATCAAGAATCGAGTTGCCGATTTCATGAGAGATCTGAATACAGAACTATGGAAACTGGGAATTCCTGCTAAAACTCAGCATAATGAAGTCGCCCCCAACCAGTTTGAACTGGCTCCCATCTACTCTTCGGCCAATGTGGCAACCGACGCAAACCAGCTCACCATGGAAATGATGAAAAAGATCGCAGATAGACACGATCTGGCCTGTCTGCTTCATGAAAAGCCCTTTGCCGGCATCAATGGAAACGGAAAGCACAATAACTGGTCCATAGCGACCGATGATGGAATCAACCTTCTGAATCCAGGAAAGACTCCCCATGACAATGCCCAGTTCCTCCTGTTCACCGTAGCAACAATCAAGGCCGTAGATGTGTATTCTCCCATCCTGAGAGCATCAGCCGCCAGCCCCGGAAATGACCACAGATTAGGTGCCAATGAGGCTCCTCCTGCGGTAATCTCTATATTCCTGGGAGATCAGCTCTCAAACATCCTTGAAAGTATGGCCGCCGGTAAACCCGTCGAGGCTCTGGATGGCAAAATGATGGAAATCGGTGCTACCACACTACCCGACCTCCCCATGGATATGACAGACAGAAACAGAACCTCTCCCTTTGCCTTTACCGGGAATAAATTCGAATTCAGAATGGTTGGTTCTACCCAGTCTATAGCCGGACCCAATGTTGTACTGAACACGGCTGTTGCCTCCATCCTGGATGATTTTGCAGGCAGGCTGGAAAAGGCTTCCGATGTGAATGCAGAGATCCAAAAAATCATCTGCGAAACATATAGAGCTCATGATAGAATCATTTTCAATGGAAACGGTTATTCCCCGGAATGGTTGGTAGAAGCCGAAAGGCGCGGCCTGCCGAACCTGACTTCAACAGTCGCAGCTCTCCCTGAATTCATTAAAAAGGACAGTGTGACCCTCTTTGAAAAATACAATGTTCTGAGTAAGGCAGAACTGGAATCCAGAGTTGACATCTATCTTGAAAACTACAGCAAACAG from Oceanispirochaeta sp. carries:
- a CDS encoding glutamine synthetase III, with amino-acid sequence MNVDYSKTPLTSIYGENCFSEAVMKERLPKSVFKEFKKVQVGETVLSLEVAEVIASAMKDWAIERGATHYTHWFHPLTGLTAEKHDSFISPEPDGTVMMEFSGKELIQGEPDASSFPNGGLRATFEARGYTAWDTGSPAFLKADNTGLTLTIPTAFVSYNGEALDKKTPLLRSMDVISRQAMRILKAMGNTSSKRVTSSVGPEQEYFLIDKEYFLARPDLMLTGRTVFGSMSAKGQEMDDHYFGAIKNRVADFMRDLNTELWKLGIPAKTQHNEVAPNQFELAPIYSSANVATDANQLTMEMMKKIADRHDLACLLHEKPFAGINGNGKHNNWSIATDDGINLLNPGKTPHDNAQFLLFTVATIKAVDVYSPILRASAASPGNDHRLGANEAPPAVISIFLGDQLSNILESMAAGKPVEALDGKMMEIGATTLPDLPMDMTDRNRTSPFAFTGNKFEFRMVGSTQSIAGPNVVLNTAVASILDDFAGRLEKASDVNAEIQKIICETYRAHDRIIFNGNGYSPEWLVEAERRGLPNLTSTVAALPEFIKKDSVTLFEKYNVLSKAELESRVDIYLENYSKQINIEAGVALEMANRLIFPVVSEFSASVAETIMSIKSVIPTADTAAQESLLDNLNGQMECMLKTGINLGKEIEAALELDEDLLIQAKAYREQVVSAMNDLRICVDALERSTDKQAWPYPSYEDMLFNI